One genomic segment of Eriocheir sinensis breed Jianghai 21 chromosome 66, ASM2467909v1, whole genome shotgun sequence includes these proteins:
- the LOC126987803 gene encoding uncharacterized protein LOC126987803, protein MPFSRRYLRRARVFWWLCVVAAWAVLGVLQDSLSGGQVGPGSYVRRPWSEDQDPKIPKPPKNPNVLRASVQDDTEAAWWTPERLQQLLDVPTTTCRRLVSLGGVSRCEDCRTCYKDGNKLTCLDPDVRPRPGQCIVYSMGVGGELSWDRAINEYNCSVYAFDMTLMKWTNAEIAPKLHFLDLGLADYHSDETINMTSADGPGTEWETRKAHFRRLEDIRDILDHSRTTLDVLKLDIEYWEWNVLRGLLSSPSRAKTLESVNQIALEIHLDGLRNASAAERVTEARRVEEVLTALNAHGFHLAHTELNTAQQRYAEVRGVVFPLYRESLFLRRP, encoded by the exons ATGCCCTTCTCCCGTCGGTACCTTCGTCGGGCACGCGTGTTCTGGTGGCTGTGCGTGGTGGCGGCGTGGGCGGTGCTGGGGGTGCTACAGGACTCCCTTAGTGGGGGTCAGGTGGGGCCGGGGAGCTACGTGAGGCGCCCTTGGAGTGAGGACCAAGACCCCAAGATCCCCAAGCCGCCCAAGAATCCTAATGTCCTTCGTGCTTCTGTTCAG GACGACACAGAGGCCGCCTGGTGGACGCCCGAGCGCCTGCAGCAGCTCCTGGACGTGCCCACCACCACGTGCCGGCGCCTCGTGAGCCTTGGGGGCGTTAGTCGCTGTGAGGATTGCCGCACCTGTTACAAGGACGGGAACAAGCTTACCTGTCTTGACCCCGACGTCAG ACCGCGGCCGGGGCAATGCATCGTCTACTCAATGGGCGTGGGAGGAGAGCTTTCGTGGGACCGGGCCATCAACGAATACAACTGCTCCGTCTACGCCTTCGACATGACGCTTATGAAGTGGACCAACGCCGAGATCGCGCCAAAGCTCCACTTCCTAGACCTCGGCCTGGCGGACTACCATTCTGAC GAGACGATCAACATGACATCGGCGGATGGCCCCGGCACGGAGTGGGAGACGCGCAAGGCTCACTTCCGCAGACTGGAAGACATCCGGGACATTCTGGACCACTCCCGCACCACCCTCGACGTCCTCAAGTTGGACATCGAGTACTGGGAGTGGAATGTCCTGCGAGGCTTATTGTCGTCCCCGTCAAGAGCGAAGACTCTGGAGAGCGTGAACCAGATTGCTCTAGAG ATCCACCTGGACGGGCTGAGGAACGCGTCGGCGGCGGAGCGCGTGACGGAGGCGAGGCGGGTGGAGGAGGTGCTCACGGCCCTCAACGCGCACGGCTTCCACTTGGCACACACGGAGCTCAACACGGCGCAGCAG AGGTACGCTGAGGTGCGCGGCGTGGTCTTCCCGCTGTACAGGGAGTCACTCTTCCTTCGGCGCCCGTGA
- the LOC126987801 gene encoding protein PALS2-like isoform X5: protein MEPRSPFSVLVDTDNVLYLLVGGPGVQDTLEDGVGVVEPVSTGSGKLASQLLLLCEGSTSAPSQELAELLQRPHLLALLDTHDTIADRRHAGEVITNGVNGCHNNATFMPEENGYPVDTIRMVGLRKKPDEPLGLTVREDEPGCLIIARIMAGGSIDRQGLLHVGDAICEVNGVEVMTLQALHEEVAKCRDSVTLKVIPALLDPPAANQVTSSLHPDSTKTICYMRALYSYDPTDDSLLPTCPSQTPQEIGLKFTKGDILQIVDQSDPNWWQAQVVGGGRRTGLIPSQELEERRKAFVRQEFDYVHKIGICGTRISKRKKKMMFSTKKSTDFDQAELILYEEVARMPPFMRKTLVLIGSHGVGKRTLKNRIIASDPSKFGTIIPHTTRPMRELEEDGKAYHFTTREAMEADIRHHRYLEYGELNANLYGTKIDSILSVIRSGKMCVLDCSPASLKYLRNSSEMLPYVIFLAAPGMDQIKSLYNIGSSSSAFGYSGRTSAPFDRSSSIRYSSRRARTLESLASLYEEDDFKRTMEESAKMQRAYDKYFDLVIVNNDLNDTYNQITDAIDRLATEPQWVPVTWVY from the exons GTACAGGACACGTTGGAGGACGGCGTGGGGGTGGTAGAGCCTGTCTCGACCGGCAGTGGCAAACTCGCCTCGCAGCTCCTCCTTCTGTGCGAGGGCTCGACTAGCGCGCCGTCACAAGAGTTGGCCGAGCTCCTGCAGCGGCCTCACCTGCTG GCGCTGCTGGACACCCATGACACGATAGCGGACCGGAGGCACGCGGGGGAAGTCATCACCAACGGAGTCAACGGCTGCCACAACAACGCCACCTTCATGCCGGAGGAGAATGGCTACCCGGTGGACACCATCAGGATGGTGGGCCTCCGGAAGAAACCCGACGAGCCTCTGGGCCTTACCGTGCGGGAGGACGAGCCGGGCTGCCTCATCATCGCAAGGATAATGGCGGGAGGCTCCATCGACAGACAGGGACTCCTACACGTAGGCGACGCCATCTGTGAGGTCAACGGCGTGGAG GTGATGACGCTGCAGGCGCTACACGAGGAGGTCGCCAAGTGTCGAGACTCCGTGACCCTGAAGGTGATCCCGGCGCTACTGGACCCGCCCGCCGCCAACCAGGTAACCAGCAGCCTCCACCCCGACTCCACCAAGACCATC TGCTACATGCGCGCCCTCTACTCCTACGACCCCACCGACGACTCCTTGCTGCCCACCTGCCCCTCCCAGACCCCGCAGGAAATAGGACTCAAATTCACCAAGGGGGATATCCTacag ATCGTGGACCAATCAGACCCCAACTGGTGGCAGGCGCAGGTGGTCGGCGGCGGTCGGCGGACGGGTCTGATCCCCTCGCAGGAGCTGGAGGAGCGACGCAAGGCCTTCGTACGACAGGAGTTCGACTACGTGCATAAGATCGGCATCTGTGGCACGAGG ATTTCGAAGCGCAAGAAGAAGATGATGTTTTCGACAAAGAAGAGCACCGACTTCGACCAGGCGGAGCTGATACTGTACGAGGAGGTTGCCCGCATGCCTCCCTTTATGCGCAAGACGCTGGTGCTCATAGGCAGTCACGGCGTTGGCAAAAGGACCCTCAAGAACCGCATCATCGCCTCGGACCCGTCAAAATTCGGCACCATCATCCCTC ACACTACACGGCCGATGCGGGAGttggaggaggacgggaaggcgTACCATTTCACCACGCGGGAGGCCATGGAAGCTGACATACGCCACCACCGCTACCTCGAGTACGGGGAGCTGAACGCTAACCTCTACGGCACCAAGATCGACTCCATCCTATCGGTCATCCGCTCTGGCAAAATGTGTGTGTTGGACTGTTCCCCCGCG TCCCTGAAATACCTTCGTAACTCGAGCGAGATGTTACCATACGTCATCTTCCTCGCGGCGCCCGGCATGGACCAGATCAAAAGCCTCTACAACATTGGGAGCAGCAGCAGCGCCTTTGGCTACTCCGGCCGGACCAGCGCGCCC TTCGACCGCAGCAGCTCCATTCGGTATAGCTCAAGACGGGCCAGGACGCTTGAATCACTGGCTTCCCTGTACGAG GAGGACGACTTCAAGCGAACGATGGAGGAGAGTGCCAAAATGCAGCGCGCCTACGACAAGTACTTCGACCTGGTGATCGTCAACAACGACCTCAACGACACCTACAACCAGATCACGGATGCCATCGACCGCCTGGCGACGGAGCCCCAGTGGGTGCCCGTGACTTGGGTGTACTAG
- the LOC126987801 gene encoding protein PALS2-like isoform X4, with translation MLSRRSIYEPIAMSSSPPPRRRGETRTVVVTRQVQDTLEDGVGVVEPVSTGSGKLASQLLLLCEGSTSAPSQELAELLQRPHLLALLDTHDTIADRRHAGEVITNGVNGCHNNATFMPEENGYPVDTIRMVGLRKKPDEPLGLTVREDEPGCLIIARIMAGGSIDRQGLLHVGDAICEVNGVEVMTLQALHEEVAKCRDSVTLKVIPALLDPPAANQVTSSLHPDSTKTICYMRALYSYDPTDDSLLPTCPSQTPQEIGLKFTKGDILQIVDQSDPNWWQAQVVGGGRRTGLIPSQELEERRKAFVRQEFDYVHKIGICGTRISKRKKKMMFSTKKSTDFDQAELILYEEVARMPPFMRKTLVLIGSHGVGKRTLKNRIIASDPSKFGTIIPHTTRPMRELEEDGKAYHFTTREAMEADIRHHRYLEYGELNANLYGTKIDSILSVIRSGKMCVLDCSPASLKYLRNSSEMLPYVIFLAAPGMDQIKSLYNIGSSSSAFGYSGRTSAPFDRSSSIRYSSRRARTLESLASLYEEDDFKRTMEESAKMQRAYDKYFDLVIVNNDLNDTYNQITDAIDRLATEPQWVPVTWVY, from the exons GTACAGGACACGTTGGAGGACGGCGTGGGGGTGGTAGAGCCTGTCTCGACCGGCAGTGGCAAACTCGCCTCGCAGCTCCTCCTTCTGTGCGAGGGCTCGACTAGCGCGCCGTCACAAGAGTTGGCCGAGCTCCTGCAGCGGCCTCACCTGCTG GCGCTGCTGGACACCCATGACACGATAGCGGACCGGAGGCACGCGGGGGAAGTCATCACCAACGGAGTCAACGGCTGCCACAACAACGCCACCTTCATGCCGGAGGAGAATGGCTACCCGGTGGACACCATCAGGATGGTGGGCCTCCGGAAGAAACCCGACGAGCCTCTGGGCCTTACCGTGCGGGAGGACGAGCCGGGCTGCCTCATCATCGCAAGGATAATGGCGGGAGGCTCCATCGACAGACAGGGACTCCTACACGTAGGCGACGCCATCTGTGAGGTCAACGGCGTGGAG GTGATGACGCTGCAGGCGCTACACGAGGAGGTCGCCAAGTGTCGAGACTCCGTGACCCTGAAGGTGATCCCGGCGCTACTGGACCCGCCCGCCGCCAACCAGGTAACCAGCAGCCTCCACCCCGACTCCACCAAGACCATC TGCTACATGCGCGCCCTCTACTCCTACGACCCCACCGACGACTCCTTGCTGCCCACCTGCCCCTCCCAGACCCCGCAGGAAATAGGACTCAAATTCACCAAGGGGGATATCCTacag ATCGTGGACCAATCAGACCCCAACTGGTGGCAGGCGCAGGTGGTCGGCGGCGGTCGGCGGACGGGTCTGATCCCCTCGCAGGAGCTGGAGGAGCGACGCAAGGCCTTCGTACGACAGGAGTTCGACTACGTGCATAAGATCGGCATCTGTGGCACGAGG ATTTCGAAGCGCAAGAAGAAGATGATGTTTTCGACAAAGAAGAGCACCGACTTCGACCAGGCGGAGCTGATACTGTACGAGGAGGTTGCCCGCATGCCTCCCTTTATGCGCAAGACGCTGGTGCTCATAGGCAGTCACGGCGTTGGCAAAAGGACCCTCAAGAACCGCATCATCGCCTCGGACCCGTCAAAATTCGGCACCATCATCCCTC ACACTACACGGCCGATGCGGGAGttggaggaggacgggaaggcgTACCATTTCACCACGCGGGAGGCCATGGAAGCTGACATACGCCACCACCGCTACCTCGAGTACGGGGAGCTGAACGCTAACCTCTACGGCACCAAGATCGACTCCATCCTATCGGTCATCCGCTCTGGCAAAATGTGTGTGTTGGACTGTTCCCCCGCG TCCCTGAAATACCTTCGTAACTCGAGCGAGATGTTACCATACGTCATCTTCCTCGCGGCGCCCGGCATGGACCAGATCAAAAGCCTCTACAACATTGGGAGCAGCAGCAGCGCCTTTGGCTACTCCGGCCGGACCAGCGCGCCC TTCGACCGCAGCAGCTCCATTCGGTATAGCTCAAGACGGGCCAGGACGCTTGAATCACTGGCTTCCCTGTACGAG GAGGACGACTTCAAGCGAACGATGGAGGAGAGTGCCAAAATGCAGCGCGCCTACGACAAGTACTTCGACCTGGTGATCGTCAACAACGACCTCAACGACACCTACAACCAGATCACGGATGCCATCGACCGCCTGGCGACGGAGCCCCAGTGGGTGCCCGTGACTTGGGTGTACTAG
- the LOC126987801 gene encoding protein PALS2-like isoform X6: MATGVCSVWRYALLDTHDTIADRRHAGEVITNGVNGCHNNATFMPEENGYPVDTIRMVGLRKKPDEPLGLTVREDEPGCLIIARIMAGGSIDRQGLLHVGDAICEVNGVEVMTLQALHEEVAKCRDSVTLKVIPALLDPPAANQVTSSLHPDSTKTICYMRALYSYDPTDDSLLPTCPSQTPQEIGLKFTKGDILQIVDQSDPNWWQAQVVGGGRRTGLIPSQELEERRKAFVRQEFDYVHKIGICGTRISKRKKKMMFSTKKSTDFDQAELILYEEVARMPPFMRKTLVLIGSHGVGKRTLKNRIIASDPSKFGTIIPHTTRPMRELEEDGKAYHFTTREAMEADIRHHRYLEYGELNANLYGTKIDSILSVIRSGKMCVLDCSPASLKYLRNSSEMLPYVIFLAAPGMDQIKSLYNIGSSSSAFGYSGRTSAPFDRSSSIRYSSRRARTLESLASLYEEDDFKRTMEESAKMQRAYDKYFDLVIVNNDLNDTYNQITDAIDRLATEPQWVPVTWVY, translated from the exons ATGGCCACTGGCGTGTGCTCAGTCTGGCGTTAT GCGCTGCTGGACACCCATGACACGATAGCGGACCGGAGGCACGCGGGGGAAGTCATCACCAACGGAGTCAACGGCTGCCACAACAACGCCACCTTCATGCCGGAGGAGAATGGCTACCCGGTGGACACCATCAGGATGGTGGGCCTCCGGAAGAAACCCGACGAGCCTCTGGGCCTTACCGTGCGGGAGGACGAGCCGGGCTGCCTCATCATCGCAAGGATAATGGCGGGAGGCTCCATCGACAGACAGGGACTCCTACACGTAGGCGACGCCATCTGTGAGGTCAACGGCGTGGAG GTGATGACGCTGCAGGCGCTACACGAGGAGGTCGCCAAGTGTCGAGACTCCGTGACCCTGAAGGTGATCCCGGCGCTACTGGACCCGCCCGCCGCCAACCAGGTAACCAGCAGCCTCCACCCCGACTCCACCAAGACCATC TGCTACATGCGCGCCCTCTACTCCTACGACCCCACCGACGACTCCTTGCTGCCCACCTGCCCCTCCCAGACCCCGCAGGAAATAGGACTCAAATTCACCAAGGGGGATATCCTacag ATCGTGGACCAATCAGACCCCAACTGGTGGCAGGCGCAGGTGGTCGGCGGCGGTCGGCGGACGGGTCTGATCCCCTCGCAGGAGCTGGAGGAGCGACGCAAGGCCTTCGTACGACAGGAGTTCGACTACGTGCATAAGATCGGCATCTGTGGCACGAGG ATTTCGAAGCGCAAGAAGAAGATGATGTTTTCGACAAAGAAGAGCACCGACTTCGACCAGGCGGAGCTGATACTGTACGAGGAGGTTGCCCGCATGCCTCCCTTTATGCGCAAGACGCTGGTGCTCATAGGCAGTCACGGCGTTGGCAAAAGGACCCTCAAGAACCGCATCATCGCCTCGGACCCGTCAAAATTCGGCACCATCATCCCTC ACACTACACGGCCGATGCGGGAGttggaggaggacgggaaggcgTACCATTTCACCACGCGGGAGGCCATGGAAGCTGACATACGCCACCACCGCTACCTCGAGTACGGGGAGCTGAACGCTAACCTCTACGGCACCAAGATCGACTCCATCCTATCGGTCATCCGCTCTGGCAAAATGTGTGTGTTGGACTGTTCCCCCGCG TCCCTGAAATACCTTCGTAACTCGAGCGAGATGTTACCATACGTCATCTTCCTCGCGGCGCCCGGCATGGACCAGATCAAAAGCCTCTACAACATTGGGAGCAGCAGCAGCGCCTTTGGCTACTCCGGCCGGACCAGCGCGCCC TTCGACCGCAGCAGCTCCATTCGGTATAGCTCAAGACGGGCCAGGACGCTTGAATCACTGGCTTCCCTGTACGAG GAGGACGACTTCAAGCGAACGATGGAGGAGAGTGCCAAAATGCAGCGCGCCTACGACAAGTACTTCGACCTGGTGATCGTCAACAACGACCTCAACGACACCTACAACCAGATCACGGATGCCATCGACCGCCTGGCGACGGAGCCCCAGTGGGTGCCCGTGACTTGGGTGTACTAG